One genomic region from Quercus robur chromosome 4, dhQueRobu3.1, whole genome shotgun sequence encodes:
- the LOC126721806 gene encoding non-specific phospholipase C4-like → MASESSSSSNTPYPIKTVVVLVQENRSFDHIMGWMKSLNPEINGVSPNQFSNPISTSDSNSNQLYFGDKSVYVVSDPGHSIQDIYEQIFGEPWTEQTAAQNLPPKMNGFAQNAERNQSGMSEAVMNGFLPDKVAVFKELVQEFALCDNWFASMPASTQPNRQYVHSATSHGLSGNDTKLLIEGMPQKTIFESLDEAGHSFGIYYQYPPATLYYRNLRKLKYLLHFHDFDLHFKKHCEEGKLPNYVVIEQRWYDLLSIPANDDHPSHDVSVGQKFIKEVYEALRASPQWNEMLFIITYDEHGGFYDHVPTPVTGVPSPDDLVGPAPYYFKFDRLGVRVPTILISPWIERGTVLHGPSGPYETSQFEHSSIPATVKKIFNLKEFLTKRDAWAGTFEGVLTRKTPRSDCPVTLGEPVKLRDDGPPDEAKLSEFQEELVQLAAVLNGDHRKETYPDKLVENMTVAEAAKYVTDAFKTFLDECDKARASGVSEDEIVVCATNPSSKSIASKLFSCLICDN, encoded by the exons ATGGCTTCCGAATCATCATCAAGTTCCAACACACCTTACCCCATCAAAACAGTGGTGGTTTTGGTCCAAGAAAACCGCTCCTTCGATCACATAATGGGTTGGATGAAGTCCCTAAACCCTGAAATCAATGGAGTCTCTCCAAACCAATTCTCCAACCCCATTTCCACATCAGACTCAAACTCAAACCAGCTCTACTTTGGTGACAAGTCTGTGTACGTAGTCTCGGACCCTGGTCACTCAATCCAAGACATCTACGAGCAAATATTCGGCGAACCATGGACCGAGCAAACCGCCGCCCAAAACCTCCCTCCGAAAATGAATGGATTTGCCCAAAACGCAGAGAGAAATCAAAGTGGTATGTCTGAGGCAGTCATGAATGGGTTTCTACCTGATAAAGTGGCTGTTTTTAAGGAGTTGGTGCAGGAGTTTGCGTTGTGTGATAACTGGTTTGCTTCTATGCCGGCTTCTACTCAGCCGAATCGGCAGTACGTGCATTCGGCTACTTCGCATgggctttccggcaatgatacTAAGTTGCTTATTGAAGGGATGCCTCAGAAAACCATATTTGAATCTTTGGATGAAGCTGGTCACAGTTTTGGGATTTACTATCAGTACCCTCCGGCCACCTTATACtacag GAAccttagaaaattgaaatacttATTACACTTCCACGACTTTGATCTACATTTCAAGAAGCATTGTGAGGAAGGGAAGTTACCAAACTACGTTGTAATTGAACAAAGATGGTACGACCTGTTATCAATACCTGCAAACGATGACCACCCATCTCATGATGTCTCAGTAGgacaaaaattcatcaaggaAGTCTATGAAGCATTGAGAGCAAGCCCACAATGGAATGAAATGTTGTTCATAATTACATATGATGAGCATGGTGGATTTTACGACCATGTTCCGACACCAGTGACCGGAGTCCCTAGTCCTGATGACCTTGTTGGTCCTGCACCATATTACTTCAAATTTGACCGTCTTGGTGTTAGGGTTCCAACCATCTTAATTTCTCCATGGATTGAGCGTGGAACAG TGTTGCATGGTCCTTCAGGGCCATATGAAACTTCACAGTTCGAGCATTCCTCCATTCCAGCAACTGTTAAGAAGATTTTCAATCTAAAAGAGTTTCTAACTAAGCGTGATGCATGGGCTGGCACTTTTGAAGGTGTTTTGACTAGAAAAACCCCAAGATCCGACTGTCCAG TTACTTTAGGGGAACCTGTGAAACTACGCGATGATGGGCCACCAGATGAGGCAAAACTTAGTGAGTTTCAAGAAGAGTTAGTACAATTGGCCGCAGTATTGAACGGAGACCACAGAAAGGAAACCTACCCTGACAAATTAGTGGAGAACATGACTGTTGCAGAGGCTGCTAAATATGTTACAGATGCATTCAAGACATTCCTAGATGAATGTGACAAAGCCAGGGCAAGTGGAGTAAGCGAGGACGAGATTGTTGTTTGTGCTACAAACCCATCATCCAAATCCATTGCTTCTAAGCTATTTTCTTGCTTGATCTGTGATAACTGA